In Brevundimonas sp. SGAir0440, one DNA window encodes the following:
- a CDS encoding DUF1998 domain-containing protein, which yields MECAKLDLRASIHLALLRQNTGGGMQREIDEMRKQLVGYIEATYHLSHPKTVAIRRALLSSAGGISQEPYVESTPTYIGDRKFDDLSLPKAVQALLAGLADTGLLFDPPYEHQAQALEQVMNDTGGKGIVVTTGTGSGKTESFLLPVLARLAEEASARPEVFKTRAVRAMLLYPMNALVNDQLGRLRTLFGDESIRSWFETTADRPAKFGRYTGRTLYPGRRDGDRDKVRLKSLGYYLDLEDAARGGEAEKAELVDVLKRKGRWPAKPDSTEGAYDGLRGWYGSKVARWEDAQGRPNRAIERPQDGELLTRHEMQEACPDLLVTNYSMLEYMLLRPIERSLFDETRAFFEKHPEEKFIFVLDEAHLYRGANGTEVAFLIRRFLDRLKLDPSRVTFICTSASFSVPAAAQQFAAQLIGIDPATITVLNGRKRLEPNAAPGDAAAADVFASVPLQGLLSTDSAERAEVIAPVLAWQPFEAAEPLILQRVSGPASAVEVRGLDRAGSLLVEELQVPSGSPVETRQHFGLVTSVVPADGVVRFARPKGLDLGRATPDQIHWATDDLSRTAWLALKDLPVVAALKNITSGAAAEADPKLITGSAKSLSQLATLLFGDVNTRSLRAIDALLELTSLARPASDKVPLLPARVHLMFRGLPGLWACVDANCAALPEHLRGGPTGALYAEPRRHCDCKAQVFELWSCRSCGIAIAHAYVGSPAGAQHLWPDDGAAYSDDAGVVREAHICLEDPGASAATPLAAADLDVYTGRLDGDGSRTRPIWCDSTGQSVFDRCPRCDANQQISDLQTKGDEPFQQLVAVQVLSQPPRPESDAPLKGRKTLVFSDGRQTASRLAGLLKTFAFRDSVRPLLLDGMEGLAKSPHQPSLDDAPLAVSLSAALNQVRIRPVDDRGDYVGWGRRAAELIADPDVEAQEIAGFSKDASEATPGSVFQSLYAILQDRHTGLSALALASVGPKLGRLDRKTVEAIPLPKLAGLDDDRVRQEVLRLWLWCALDRHSIRLSATPIDVEVDRWSGKFGERVTRALKAAGHNAWLPGFTKTGVPILRTVFSGSSDSTFQISARKVALLPGNAVTWRRCGTCTLVSPENALLADYCPSCNGRTEAIDPGHDQVFRSRKAFFRHAAERMADHTPGSAPHQLVAEEHSAQLNDTNAVRAMSRNEAYELRFQDVPVAQNGQPSDPIDVLSCTTTMEVGIDIGGLTAVALRNVPPGRANYQQRAGRAGRRGAGLSTVVMFCGADSHDQSFFRDPAPIVAGPAPDPVLNLDNRVIAERQAFAFLLGRFQQARVISSSNPNIFESLGSTHAFLTGDATGFSLAGLRVWLADNRDALVADLDQLFTASCPGLDAPGLLEQWPDLLEEKLALATAQVVEGADEPAPDVAPDEVDDDGDYDDLVEEDAPDNDKSGAGSNKLLDQLFALGLMPRYAFPTDVATFAVFEEHPDPYQPQLAYSPQQSLNAALAQYAPGRSVWVDGKTHLSMGVWSNFDDDRWDAYRERKLYYHCQICDFATLKPRDQGRPREFITCPACNTPSGMGPAQHWLRPVGFANPPGMPAAPPRIDGTVNSRPTRAKLDAPHFRNEQRIGGETFANQAGWEAWQENLDLVVTNRGTQSSTQQGFRHCAKCGRTEPADLDANLAQLGPGSAGHARPRPTKPKEPELCNGAVTSLVLGNQFKTDIAVLRLQAPPSWDLSPDRPATVIAAKSAVEALIRAASRDLEPGDIDGDYRFAPVRTANTLLDLYIYDQAAGGAGFVKAAASDPRRLVCSAIELLDDCTCEDSCYQCLRSYKNRFDHGFLDRRLGADLLRACFEGVDPVVSDAWAEGALRRLVTDVQDAGGDYSLEPSGLISPEGRAIVVGHPFAPDLPGNPSAAAFASEAQSAKVVDVLMIDRGLPLATALVLDTIKTSAPPPSPATDGPPLLSVDAAIDGAAPTGIQRVAVGAFEPGDFVMRLDTHTLGGKLGDGAAPVPKGSYCLFRPLGSEDVDPKQVYLLRRSDGATFGATHQRWTVGSTQTVKDGVRVRYRAAPERTECASEVVAPGALEAVALFIRRVV from the coding sequence GTGGAATGCGCGAAGCTTGATCTGCGAGCTTCGATTCACCTTGCGTTGCTGCGCCAAAACACCGGGGGCGGAATGCAGCGCGAAATTGACGAGATGCGGAAGCAGTTGGTCGGCTACATCGAAGCCACCTACCATCTCTCGCATCCCAAGACCGTCGCCATAAGACGCGCCTTGCTGTCGAGCGCGGGAGGGATCTCGCAGGAGCCTTACGTCGAAAGCACGCCGACCTACATCGGCGACCGAAAGTTCGACGATCTGTCCCTGCCTAAGGCGGTTCAAGCTCTACTGGCGGGGCTCGCCGACACGGGCTTGCTCTTTGATCCGCCATACGAGCACCAGGCCCAAGCGCTTGAGCAGGTGATGAACGACACCGGCGGCAAAGGAATCGTCGTTACGACAGGTACTGGCTCCGGCAAAACCGAATCCTTCCTCCTACCCGTCCTGGCGCGCCTGGCGGAGGAGGCCAGTGCTCGTCCGGAGGTGTTCAAGACCCGCGCGGTCCGCGCGATGCTGCTCTATCCGATGAACGCCCTCGTCAACGATCAATTGGGGCGGCTCCGCACCCTGTTCGGCGATGAATCCATCCGCAGCTGGTTCGAGACGACGGCTGACAGGCCAGCGAAGTTCGGTCGCTACACCGGCCGCACACTATACCCCGGCAGGCGCGATGGAGACCGCGACAAAGTTAGGCTGAAGTCGCTTGGCTACTATCTCGACCTCGAAGACGCCGCTCGCGGGGGCGAGGCCGAGAAGGCGGAACTAGTCGATGTCCTAAAGCGCAAGGGGCGCTGGCCAGCCAAGCCCGACAGCACCGAAGGCGCATATGACGGTCTGCGCGGCTGGTACGGCTCCAAAGTCGCCCGTTGGGAGGATGCGCAAGGCCGGCCAAATCGAGCCATTGAGCGCCCACAGGACGGCGAACTGCTGACCCGTCACGAGATGCAGGAGGCTTGCCCCGACCTTCTCGTCACGAATTACTCGATGCTCGAGTACATGCTCCTACGACCTATCGAGCGAAGCCTGTTCGATGAGACGCGCGCGTTTTTCGAGAAGCATCCCGAGGAAAAGTTCATCTTCGTCCTCGACGAAGCCCACCTCTACCGCGGCGCCAACGGCACCGAGGTCGCCTTCCTCATTCGGCGGTTCCTGGACCGTCTCAAACTAGACCCGTCACGCGTCACCTTCATCTGCACCAGCGCGTCGTTCTCGGTCCCCGCCGCCGCTCAGCAATTTGCGGCGCAACTCATCGGGATCGACCCGGCCACCATCACCGTTCTTAACGGCCGCAAGCGTCTCGAGCCCAATGCCGCCCCAGGAGACGCCGCCGCTGCGGACGTCTTCGCCAGCGTTCCTCTCCAAGGTTTGCTGTCCACCGACTCCGCCGAGAGGGCCGAGGTCATCGCCCCCGTTCTCGCGTGGCAGCCGTTCGAAGCGGCCGAGCCGCTCATCCTCCAGCGCGTCTCCGGCCCGGCCTCCGCCGTTGAGGTGAGGGGCCTTGATCGCGCTGGAAGCCTGCTCGTGGAAGAACTCCAGGTTCCATCCGGATCACCTGTCGAGACCCGACAACACTTCGGCCTTGTCACCTCGGTGGTACCGGCTGACGGCGTCGTGCGCTTCGCCAGACCCAAAGGCCTCGATCTCGGCCGCGCCACGCCCGACCAAATCCATTGGGCGACGGATGATCTCTCCCGTACCGCTTGGCTGGCCCTCAAGGACCTCCCGGTCGTCGCGGCCCTTAAGAACATCACCTCGGGCGCGGCCGCAGAAGCGGACCCGAAGCTGATCACCGGGTCGGCGAAGAGCCTGTCCCAACTCGCCACCTTGCTGTTCGGCGACGTCAACACCCGCTCTCTTCGGGCGATCGACGCCCTCCTTGAACTCACCAGCCTCGCACGCCCTGCGAGCGACAAAGTCCCGCTACTGCCGGCTCGCGTCCACCTCATGTTCCGAGGCCTTCCGGGCCTATGGGCGTGCGTTGATGCAAACTGCGCCGCTTTGCCGGAGCATTTGCGGGGCGGGCCGACCGGCGCCCTCTACGCAGAGCCACGCCGGCACTGCGACTGTAAGGCTCAGGTTTTCGAACTCTGGTCCTGCCGCTCCTGCGGCATCGCTATCGCACACGCCTACGTGGGGTCGCCCGCGGGGGCTCAACACCTTTGGCCGGATGACGGCGCGGCCTACAGCGACGATGCTGGTGTCGTTCGTGAAGCCCATATCTGCCTGGAAGATCCCGGCGCCTCGGCTGCGACGCCGCTGGCTGCGGCCGACCTCGACGTCTACACAGGCCGCCTTGATGGAGACGGCAGTCGAACCCGCCCGATCTGGTGCGACTCCACAGGACAGAGCGTCTTCGATCGCTGCCCGCGCTGCGATGCGAACCAGCAGATCAGCGACTTGCAGACCAAGGGCGACGAGCCCTTCCAACAACTGGTTGCCGTCCAGGTTCTAAGCCAGCCGCCACGCCCGGAATCCGACGCTCCGTTGAAGGGCCGAAAGACCTTAGTGTTCTCCGACGGTCGCCAAACGGCCTCAAGGCTGGCTGGCCTCCTGAAGACGTTCGCCTTCCGCGACAGCGTGCGTCCGTTGTTGCTCGACGGGATGGAGGGCCTGGCGAAGTCGCCTCATCAGCCCAGCCTTGATGACGCCCCGCTCGCGGTAAGTCTCTCAGCCGCGCTGAACCAGGTGCGCATTCGTCCCGTGGATGATCGGGGCGACTATGTCGGCTGGGGTCGGCGGGCTGCTGAACTGATTGCCGATCCCGACGTCGAGGCCCAGGAGATCGCTGGCTTCTCGAAAGACGCCTCGGAAGCCACCCCCGGATCGGTCTTCCAGTCGCTCTACGCAATTCTGCAGGATCGCCACACGGGGCTCAGCGCCCTCGCTCTTGCCAGCGTCGGCCCCAAGCTCGGTCGCCTCGACCGTAAGACTGTCGAGGCGATCCCTCTCCCTAAGCTGGCCGGACTCGACGACGACAGAGTCCGCCAGGAGGTTTTGCGCCTCTGGCTGTGGTGCGCGCTCGACCGTCATTCGATCAGGTTGAGCGCGACGCCGATCGATGTCGAAGTCGACCGCTGGAGTGGGAAATTCGGCGAGCGCGTCACCCGCGCCCTGAAAGCCGCCGGCCACAACGCCTGGCTTCCTGGTTTCACCAAGACCGGCGTTCCGATCCTCCGCACCGTCTTTAGCGGCAGCAGCGACAGCACCTTCCAGATCTCGGCGCGCAAAGTCGCGCTCCTCCCGGGCAACGCCGTGACCTGGCGCCGCTGCGGCACCTGCACCCTGGTTTCGCCAGAAAACGCTCTCCTCGCGGACTATTGCCCGTCGTGCAATGGCAGGACGGAGGCGATCGACCCCGGCCATGACCAGGTCTTCCGCAGCCGCAAGGCGTTCTTCCGGCACGCCGCGGAGCGCATGGCCGACCACACGCCAGGCTCCGCTCCGCACCAACTCGTCGCCGAGGAGCACTCGGCTCAGTTGAACGACACCAACGCGGTTCGGGCCATGAGCCGCAACGAGGCCTACGAACTCCGATTCCAGGATGTGCCGGTGGCCCAGAACGGCCAGCCATCCGATCCCATCGACGTTCTCAGTTGCACGACCACCATGGAGGTCGGCATCGATATCGGCGGCCTCACGGCCGTCGCGCTCCGCAATGTGCCGCCCGGTCGCGCCAACTACCAGCAGCGCGCCGGCCGTGCCGGGCGTCGGGGTGCAGGCCTCTCCACTGTCGTCATGTTTTGCGGCGCGGACAGCCACGACCAGAGCTTCTTCCGCGACCCGGCCCCCATCGTCGCCGGGCCCGCCCCCGATCCGGTCCTCAATCTCGACAACCGCGTTATTGCGGAGCGCCAGGCATTCGCTTTCCTCCTCGGCCGCTTCCAACAGGCCCGGGTCATCAGTTCAAGCAACCCGAACATCTTCGAGTCCCTCGGATCAACCCACGCCTTCCTGACCGGCGACGCGACCGGTTTTTCCCTCGCTGGCCTTCGCGTCTGGCTTGCCGACAATCGAGACGCGCTCGTCGCGGACCTCGACCAACTGTTCACGGCCTCATGCCCCGGGCTCGACGCCCCCGGTCTTCTCGAACAATGGCCTGATCTCCTTGAAGAGAAACTTGCCCTTGCGACCGCTCAAGTCGTCGAAGGGGCCGACGAGCCGGCTCCGGACGTCGCGCCCGACGAGGTAGATGACGACGGCGACTACGACGACCTCGTGGAGGAGGATGCGCCCGACAATGACAAGTCGGGCGCCGGATCGAATAAGCTCCTCGACCAACTGTTCGCGCTCGGTCTCATGCCGCGTTATGCGTTCCCTACAGACGTGGCGACGTTTGCGGTGTTCGAGGAACATCCCGACCCCTATCAGCCACAGTTGGCCTATTCACCCCAGCAATCTCTCAACGCGGCCCTAGCCCAGTACGCGCCGGGCCGCTCCGTCTGGGTCGATGGCAAAACGCACCTGTCGATGGGCGTCTGGAGCAACTTCGACGACGACCGCTGGGACGCCTATCGAGAGCGCAAACTCTACTACCATTGCCAGATCTGCGATTTCGCGACCCTCAAGCCTCGCGATCAAGGGCGTCCCCGTGAGTTCATCACCTGCCCGGCATGCAACACTCCGAGCGGCATGGGTCCGGCACAGCACTGGTTGCGGCCGGTCGGCTTCGCCAATCCACCCGGCATGCCTGCTGCCCCGCCTCGCATCGACGGCACCGTCAACAGCCGTCCGACGCGCGCTAAGCTCGATGCGCCGCACTTCCGCAACGAGCAGCGAATTGGCGGCGAGACTTTCGCCAACCAAGCCGGTTGGGAAGCCTGGCAGGAAAACCTCGACCTGGTCGTCACCAATCGGGGCACCCAGTCTTCAACCCAACAGGGCTTCCGGCATTGCGCGAAGTGCGGGCGCACCGAGCCAGCGGATCTAGACGCTAACCTCGCGCAACTGGGGCCCGGATCAGCCGGGCACGCACGGCCCAGGCCGACGAAGCCGAAGGAGCCCGAGCTCTGCAACGGCGCCGTGACGAGCCTCGTCTTGGGAAATCAGTTCAAGACCGACATTGCCGTCCTCCGGCTCCAGGCCCCGCCGTCGTGGGATCTCAGCCCTGACCGACCTGCGACGGTCATTGCTGCGAAATCCGCCGTTGAAGCTCTGATCCGTGCCGCCAGCCGCGACCTGGAACCGGGCGACATTGACGGCGACTATCGCTTCGCACCCGTGCGGACGGCCAACACGCTTCTAGACCTCTACATCTACGACCAGGCCGCGGGCGGCGCGGGCTTCGTCAAGGCGGCCGCATCCGATCCGCGCCGTCTCGTCTGCAGCGCCATCGAACTCCTTGACGACTGCACCTGCGAAGACAGCTGCTACCAGTGCCTCCGTTCCTACAAGAACAGGTTCGATCACGGTTTCCTTGATCGGCGGCTCGGGGCTGATCTCCTCCGCGCTTGCTTCGAGGGAGTCGACCCGGTCGTGTCAGACGCATGGGCAGAGGGGGCTCTGAGGCGGCTCGTGACCGACGTCCAAGACGCGGGTGGCGATTATAGTCTCGAGCCGAGCGGCCTCATCAGCCCCGAAGGGCGTGCCATCGTCGTCGGCCACCCGTTCGCGCCCGACCTTCCGGGCAATCCGAGCGCCGCCGCTTTCGCTTCGGAGGCCCAATCGGCCAAGGTCGTCGATGTCTTGATGATCGACCGAGGCCTCCCGCTTGCGACAGCTCTGGTCCTAGACACTATCAAGACGTCGGCTCCCCCGCCGTCTCCTGCGACGGATGGCCCGCCGCTGCTCAGCGTTGACGCCGCGATTGACGGAGCGGCGCCGACAGGCATCCAGCGGGTGGCCGTGGGAGCTTTCGAGCCCGGCGACTTCGTGATGAGGTTGGACACACACACGCTCGGCGGAAAGCTCGGCGACGGCGCGGCCCCTGTTCCCAAGGGCAGCTACTGCCTCTTCCGTCCGCTGGGCTCCGAGGACGTCGACCCTAAGCAGGTCTATCTGCTTCGCCGAAGCGACGGTGCGACCTTCGGTGCCACCCACCAACGCTGGACCGTTGGCTCGACCCAAACCGTCAAGGACGGGGTAAGGGTCCGATATCGGGCGGCGCCCGAAAGGACCGAATGCGCAAGCGAGGTCGTCGCCCCGGGCGCGCTAGAGGCGGTTGCCTTGTTCATCCGGCGGGTTGTCTGA
- a CDS encoding NERD domain-containing protein translates to MAICIPNTLPENMPHDSEALLMRAFQTRLGDDYLVFHSFPWLAPERDDLTSPVREGEADFVLLHREKGMLVIEAKGGEVVLRNRQWSRLVGGGRLKDLRDPAQQVRRAARALRKRIELICGETIYQKVRFATAVAFPHCVFRDTPPADLPARTIMTMDDLADIENAIDRAYDAFGRFHTALTGPEFEAVRQALAPEFAVCEPLKLDVDAAGQVLARLTRQQIQILNGFAANPRAVIHGVAGSGKTMLGLQRARRFARDGCSVLFTCFNAELARWLNEQIANDEYDKGSLTIRHFHGLAAEILKKAGLPLDPVGDNTHYWDVVVPDQMATAAAALYPDDPPFDALVVDEAQDFSPGWWDALAYLTGLGDDVPTWAFLDRDQSLRRDPVDPPLENAAILHLDTNCRNTRRIVGFAAATAKITAEAAEMAPLGRPPRLIFAQTQGAMPGLVQGELQRLLRDHRLNPDQVALIGPTAWKNGVLARWTEMAGVKLTDSASEWRKGQAILCTTARSFKGLEADVVILYGINGVGGLFTESDLYVAVTRARGHLLVVTQNSSFADQMKAAIIGVSAIGTELEAL, encoded by the coding sequence ATGGCGATCTGCATCCCAAACACCCTGCCAGAGAACATGCCGCACGACTCGGAAGCCCTCCTGATGAGGGCCTTCCAGACGCGCCTCGGCGACGATTATCTGGTTTTCCACTCGTTCCCGTGGCTGGCGCCCGAGCGGGACGACCTCACTTCTCCGGTTCGCGAAGGGGAGGCCGACTTCGTCCTCCTCCATCGCGAGAAGGGAATGCTGGTCATCGAGGCGAAGGGCGGCGAGGTCGTACTGCGCAATCGTCAATGGTCTCGGCTAGTAGGCGGCGGCCGGCTGAAGGACCTACGTGACCCGGCGCAGCAGGTGAGAAGGGCCGCCAGGGCGCTGCGCAAGCGCATCGAACTGATCTGCGGCGAAACCATCTACCAGAAGGTCCGGTTCGCGACCGCCGTCGCTTTCCCACACTGCGTTTTCCGAGATACTCCGCCAGCGGACTTGCCGGCCCGCACCATTATGACGATGGATGACCTGGCGGACATCGAGAACGCAATCGACCGCGCCTATGACGCCTTCGGGCGCTTCCACACGGCGCTGACAGGTCCCGAATTCGAAGCGGTGCGCCAAGCGCTCGCCCCGGAGTTTGCAGTCTGTGAGCCGCTGAAGCTCGATGTCGACGCGGCGGGCCAGGTGCTGGCCCGACTGACGCGTCAGCAGATCCAGATTCTGAACGGGTTCGCGGCGAACCCTCGCGCGGTCATCCACGGCGTCGCCGGGTCCGGCAAGACGATGCTTGGCCTGCAGAGAGCGCGCCGGTTCGCCCGGGATGGCTGCTCGGTGCTCTTCACATGTTTCAACGCCGAATTGGCTCGCTGGCTGAACGAGCAGATCGCCAACGACGAGTACGACAAAGGATCTTTAACGATCCGCCATTTCCACGGCCTCGCCGCGGAGATCCTGAAGAAGGCGGGACTCCCGCTCGATCCAGTCGGCGACAACACCCATTACTGGGACGTCGTCGTACCGGATCAGATGGCGACTGCAGCCGCAGCACTTTATCCGGATGATCCGCCTTTCGACGCTCTCGTGGTCGATGAGGCTCAAGATTTCAGCCCGGGGTGGTGGGATGCGCTCGCGTACCTGACCGGTCTCGGCGACGACGTCCCGACCTGGGCCTTCCTAGATCGAGATCAGAGCTTGCGCCGGGACCCCGTCGATCCGCCTCTCGAAAACGCTGCGATCCTTCATCTCGACACCAACTGCAGGAACACGCGCCGCATCGTCGGCTTTGCCGCGGCAACGGCCAAGATCACGGCCGAAGCCGCAGAGATGGCCCCCCTCGGCCGACCTCCGCGCCTCATCTTCGCCCAAACCCAAGGCGCCATGCCTGGCCTTGTCCAAGGCGAGTTACAGCGTCTGCTGCGAGACCATCGTCTGAACCCTGATCAGGTCGCGCTGATCGGCCCGACCGCCTGGAAGAATGGCGTGTTGGCCCGCTGGACCGAGATGGCCGGCGTCAAGCTAACCGACTCCGCCAGCGAATGGCGCAAGGGGCAAGCCATCCTCTGCACCACGGCGCGCAGTTTCAAGGGCTTGGAGGCGGATGTCGTCATTCTTTACGGCATCAACGGCGTCGGCGGGCTCTTCACGGAAAGTGACCTCTACGTCGCGGTCACCCGTGCTCGGGGCCACCTTCTTGTGGTGACGCAGAACTCAAGCTTCGCCGACCAGATGAAGGCCGCCATCATTGGCGTCTCCGCCATCGGAACCGAACTGGAAGCGCTATGA